A window from Mesorhizobium sp. WSM2240 encodes these proteins:
- the plsX gene encoding phosphate acyltransferase PlsX, which yields MIRISIDAMGGDHGPAVVIPALMKVATRRTDVRFLVYGRSEVVRPELDKFPKLAAVTEFIHCDVAVRMDDKPSKALRHGRWKSSMWKAIEAVKTDDADACVSAGNTGALMAMSKFCLRTMATIERPAIAAIWPTLRGESVVLDVGATIGADAHQLIDFAILGTAMARAVYGMDKPTVGLLNIGVEEVKGQEEVKEAGRLLREASMMSMGYHGFVEGDDIGKGTVDVVVTEGFAGNIALKTAEGTVRQISTYLRAAMSRTLMARIGAVFAKGAFNTLKEKMDVRKANGGVFLGLNGIVVKSHGGTDDEGFAAAIELAYDMTRNRLLDRIEADLDLFHARHPKSSLRPAATAGDGIE from the coding sequence GTGATCAGGATTTCCATCGATGCCATGGGCGGCGATCACGGGCCGGCGGTAGTCATCCCTGCGTTGATGAAGGTCGCGACGCGCCGCACAGACGTGCGGTTCCTGGTCTACGGCCGCTCTGAAGTGGTCCGGCCGGAACTTGACAAATTCCCCAAGCTCGCCGCCGTCACCGAGTTCATTCATTGCGATGTCGCGGTGCGCATGGACGACAAGCCGAGCAAGGCGTTGCGCCACGGCCGCTGGAAATCGTCCATGTGGAAGGCCATCGAGGCGGTCAAGACGGATGACGCCGACGCCTGCGTGTCGGCCGGCAACACCGGCGCGCTGATGGCGATGTCGAAATTCTGCCTGCGCACCATGGCCACGATCGAGCGCCCGGCGATCGCGGCAATCTGGCCGACGCTGCGCGGCGAGAGCGTGGTGCTGGATGTCGGCGCCACGATCGGGGCGGACGCCCACCAGCTTATCGATTTCGCCATCCTCGGAACCGCCATGGCGCGGGCGGTCTATGGAATGGACAAGCCGACCGTCGGCCTGCTCAACATCGGCGTCGAGGAGGTCAAGGGGCAGGAAGAGGTCAAGGAAGCCGGCCGCCTGCTGCGCGAAGCCAGCATGATGTCGATGGGCTATCACGGCTTCGTCGAAGGCGACGACATCGGCAAGGGAACGGTTGATGTTGTTGTCACCGAAGGCTTCGCCGGAAATATCGCGCTGAAAACCGCCGAAGGTACCGTGCGGCAGATCTCGACCTATCTGCGCGCCGCGATGAGCCGGACGCTGATGGCCAGGATCGGCGCTGTCTTCGCCAAGGGCGCGTTCAACACGCTTAAGGAGAAGATGGATGTTCGCAAGGCCAATGGCGGCGTGTTCCTGGGCCTAAACGGCATCGTCGTGAAGAGCCATGGCGGCACCGACGATGAAGGTTTTGCGGCGGCGATCGAACTCGCCTACGATATGACCCGCAATCGGCTGCTCGACCGGATCGAGGCCGACCTCGACCTGTTCCATGCGCGTCACCCGAAATCTTCGCTCAGGCCGGCGGCAACTGCCGGCGATGGTATTGAATAG
- a CDS encoding outer membrane protein assembly factor BamE has protein sequence MACQDFKTAFSLRLAGAACLLGTALALSACNTSKTFGDLSPGETLTHGYVIDQQQIDLVPVGSSREQVILALGSPSTTATFDNEVFYYISQTRRRAVAFAKPKLVDQRILAVYFGEDGRVTNIAHYGLQDGKVFDFISRTTPTGGKDQNFIGQLLAGAAGMPTSLPGAPQ, from the coding sequence TTGGCCTGTCAGGATTTCAAGACCGCATTTTCGCTGCGCCTGGCCGGGGCGGCATGCCTGCTCGGAACGGCATTGGCGCTTTCCGCCTGCAACACCTCAAAAACCTTCGGCGATCTGAGCCCCGGCGAGACGCTGACGCATGGCTATGTCATCGACCAGCAGCAGATCGATCTGGTGCCGGTCGGCTCGAGCCGCGAGCAGGTGATTCTGGCGCTGGGCAGCCCGTCGACCACGGCGACCTTCGACAATGAGGTCTTCTACTACATTTCGCAGACCCGCCGCCGCGCCGTCGCCTTCGCCAAGCCCAAGCTCGTTGACCAGCGCATCCTGGCGGTCTATTTCGGCGAGGACGGACGCGTCACCAATATCGCCCATTACGGCCTGCAGGACGGCAAGGTGTTCGACTTCATCTCCCGCACTACGCCGACCGGGGGCAAGGACCAGAATTTCATCGGCCAGTTGCTGGCGGGCGCGGCCGGCATGCCGACCAGCCTCCCCGGCGCGCCCCAGTAA
- a CDS encoding ubiquinol-cytochrome C chaperone family protein: protein MFKRLFGGDRNANRAITDALYGEIVAAARQPAFYSDWNVPDTPLGRFEMLSLHMFLFQHRLRGEAGVSREIAQELTDDFFTDLDHSLRELGIGDAGVPKRMKKLARMFYGRTKSYDDALEAGDRTLLAAALARNVRPDAGDWPEADALAGYVIEAVGALARQPSEAIHGGAIGFPAPQPG, encoded by the coding sequence ATGTTCAAACGCCTGTTTGGCGGCGACCGCAACGCCAATCGCGCGATTACGGACGCGCTCTACGGTGAAATCGTGGCGGCCGCGCGGCAGCCGGCCTTTTATTCGGATTGGAACGTGCCGGACACGCCGCTCGGCCGTTTCGAGATGCTGTCGCTGCACATGTTCCTGTTCCAGCATCGCCTTCGCGGCGAGGCCGGGGTCTCGCGCGAGATCGCGCAGGAACTGACTGACGACTTCTTCACCGATCTCGACCATTCGTTGCGAGAGCTTGGCATCGGCGACGCCGGCGTGCCGAAGCGGATGAAGAAGCTGGCGCGGATGTTTTATGGTCGCACCAAATCCTATGACGATGCGCTCGAGGCGGGCGACCGGACATTGCTTGCCGCCGCCCTGGCGCGGAACGTCCGGCCCGACGCCGGCGACTGGCCGGAAGCCGATGCGCTGGCGGGCTACGTGATCGAGGCCGTCGGCGCGCTGGCGCGGCAGCCGTCAGAGGCGATCCACGGCGGCGCGATCGGCTTCCCAGCGCCGCAGCCGGGTTAA
- a CDS encoding DUF177 domain-containing protein, with amino-acid sequence MKHHHEPPASPVSFNVNVARLPQKGMPVVIEANEKQLATLAEEHGLLSVTNFRAELHVGSWKRNGVKVSGVVTADIVQACVVTLDPLDAHIEEEVSGLFLPEDSNLGRLGFEGGGEIMLDAEGPDSPEIFSGDTIDVGALAEEFFGLAIDPYPRKSGVSLEAPASDAEDEAVESELQRKLRSLMDKS; translated from the coding sequence ATGAAACATCATCATGAACCGCCGGCGAGCCCGGTCTCGTTCAATGTCAACGTCGCGCGGCTGCCGCAGAAGGGCATGCCGGTAGTGATCGAGGCCAACGAGAAACAGCTTGCGACTCTCGCGGAAGAGCACGGCCTGCTTTCAGTGACGAATTTTCGCGCGGAACTGCATGTCGGTTCCTGGAAGCGCAATGGAGTCAAGGTTTCAGGCGTGGTCACGGCAGATATCGTGCAGGCCTGCGTGGTGACACTCGACCCGCTCGACGCCCATATAGAGGAGGAGGTGTCGGGGCTGTTCCTGCCGGAAGATTCGAACCTCGGCCGGCTCGGCTTCGAGGGTGGCGGCGAGATCATGCTCGATGCCGAAGGCCCCGATAGCCCGGAAATCTTTTCCGGCGACACCATCGACGTCGGCGCGCTTGCCGAAGAATTCTTCGGCCTGGCCATTGATCCCTACCCGCGCAAGAGTGGCGTTTCGCTGGAGGCGCCGGCGTCCGATGCGGAGGATGAAGCCGTCGAGAGCGAATTGCAGCGAAAGCTGCGCTCGCTGATGGATAAATCCTGA